In Thunnus thynnus chromosome 4, fThuThy2.1, whole genome shotgun sequence, a genomic segment contains:
- the LOC137180832 gene encoding protein phosphatase 1 regulatory subunit 15B, with translation MFRNMSAEAHLSGGQSPSSPAGHGGASPGLHSQESSWIGLLSVVSRPALSFLQKYLPGRSRNPALSEAGAGWRGGEVKASLVDDEREFLPHLTYLPYQHDGATGLLEPRGGGTLPWLTADSLREMGIQNTEEMDLNLCQQTQMGYLSSARTVLSHILLNSVSSQEIKHSGGKDWVAEAVSSSGQSRTWWGFWGGEDVSQKELLSDLPWAEERPVTGRLCPQQPVAETKAAPAQTTDVFVQSGGGGVSTLGENTGPTDHKEPPANNGGLLTTEGSTPDPLLSISNHLRGSGAAAACSEVALLTPDQDNGYSSLEEEHVQIRHLYMVKALSEEPPPPPPPEAGSTDNSTAVRTEMEEETSEEEESSSRRADDEEQAQEDEEEEESSMQEGQSAEAAPLPSPQCQNKDIAFIMGCPCSDDDSSQSDGESSDEDDDGFDSEGSSELSDSTDEDDEDEDEASDSDSEADSDAERLWSSLCQSQDPYNPRNFTARLHTGSTPPRTIPAATPPSSTQSTPASSPDLTPLPLSSLAAPPALTSSSPPSGHDTWDDSTSASEVDEAESVHLWSSFSCSSDPYSLFNFQAPLRTQKPVEPGPRVRARAKKASQTPPRSPHHNPAAPPEYRKEEAEERLDSGFSEPSTSSGSSSGSSGSSGSSPRSCSTVKKVRFRDDVEEFFASSGEEEEDRRGPWEELARDRCRFLRRCQEVELSIAYCLQPQHRSRVYRRLAVLYVQDA, from the coding sequence ATGTTCAGAAACATGAGTGCTGAGGCACATTTATCCGGCGGGCAAAGCCCTTCCTCTCCGGCCGGGCATGGAGGCGCCTCTCCAGGGCTTCACAGCCAGGAAAGCTCGTGGATCGGCCTGCTCTCCGTGGTGTCCAGGCCCGCGCTGTCATTTCTGCAGAAATATCTCCCGGGCAGAAGCCGGAACCCGGCCCTGTCCGAGGCAGGAGCCGGATGGAGAGGTGGAGAGGTGAAAGCCAGCTTAGTGGATGATGAGAGAGAGTTTTTACCGCACCTGACCTACCTGCCGTATCAGCATGACGGAGCGACCGGCCTGCTGGAGCCCAGAGGCGGCGGCACTTTGCCCTGGCTGACCGCTGACTCTCTGCGGGAAATGGGGATTCAAAACACGGAAGAAATGGACTTAAACCTTTGCCAGCAGACCCAGATGGGATATCTGTCTTCTGCCAGGACTGTACTGAGCCACATCCTGCTGAACTCTGTGTCATCTCAGGAAATAAAACACTCAGGAGGGAAGGACTGGGTGGCCGAGGCGGTGAGCTCCTCCGGGCAGAGCAGGACATGGTGGGGCTTTTGGGGAGGCGAGGACGTCTCACAGAAAGAGCTGTTGTCAGATCTGCCCTGGGCTGAAGAGCGGCCGGTGACAGGCCGGCTTTGTCCACAACAACCAGTGGCTGAGACAAAAGCCGCCCCTGCCCAAACAACCGACGTGTTTGTGCAGAGCGGCGGCGGGGGGGTGTCGACGCTGGGAGAAAACACTGGACCGACTGACCACAAAGAGCCGCCGGCCAACAATGGAGGCCTTCTGACCACAGAGGGGTCCACACCTGACCCCCTACTCAGCATCAGTAACCACCTGAGAGGCTCAGGAGCTGCCGCCGCCTGCAGTGAGGTGGCACTTCTGACCCCGGACCAGGACAATGGTTACTCCAGCCTGGAGGAGGAACACGTCCAGATCCGCCACCTGTACATGGTCAAAGCCCTGAGTGAagagccgccgccgccgccgccaccagAGGCTGGGTCGACTGACAACAGCACCGCCGTCAGGAccgagatggaggaggagacttctgaggaggaggagtctTCATCAAGGAGGGCAGATGATGAAGAGCAGGCACAGGAAgacgaggaagaagaggaaTCATCCATGCAGGAGGGTCAGTCTGCTGAGGCGGCGCCGCTGCCCTCCCCGCAGTGCCAGAATAAAGACATCGCCTTCATCATGGGATGCCCCTGCAGCGACGAcgacagcagccaatcagacggAGAGTCCAGCGATGAAGACGATGACGGCTTTGACAGCGAGGGCTCGTCCGAGCTGTCCGACTCGACGGACGAAGATGACGAAGACGAGGACGAGGCGTCAGACTCGGACAGTGAGGCGGACTCCGACGCGGAGCGCCTGTGGAGCTCCTTGTGCCAAAGTCAGGACCCGTACAACCCCCGAAACTTCACCGCCCGGCTGCACACGGGCAGCACGCCGCCCAGGACCATCCCCGCCGCCACACCGCCGTCCTCCACCCAGTCCACCCCCGCCTCTTCCCCCGACCTCACCCctcttcccctctcctccctcgcAGCCCCCCCTgccctcacctcctcctcccccccctctgGACACGACACCTGGGACGACTCGACTTCCGCCAGCGAGGTGGACGAAGCGGAGAGCGTCCACCTGTGGAGCTCCTTCAGCTGCTCCTCGGACCCTTACAGCCTCTTTAACTTCCAGGCCCCGCTCAGGACTCAAAAGCCCGTCGAGCCCGGGCCCCGGGTCAGGGCCAGGGCCAAAAAGGCCTCCCAGACTCCCCCTCGCTCCCCCCATCACAACCCAGCAGCACCGCCGGAGTACAGGAaggaggaggctgaggagagGCTCGACAGCGGCTTCTCTGAACCTTCCACCTCCTCCGGTTCCTCCTCCGGTTCCTCCGGTTCCTCCGGTTCCTCCCCACGGAGCTGCAGCACAGTCAAGAAG